In the Candidatus Dechloromonas phosphoritropha genome, GAAGTCATCGAGGCCAAGATCCGCGATGCCGAGAAGGCCGGACGTTTCGCCAACAACCCGCTGGCCAACGTACGCGATATCGCGATTGCCGCCGCTGAAGCCGGTGTGATCACGGCCGCCGAGTTCGACAAGATGAAGCGGCGCAACGAACTGCGCGACATCGTCGTCAATGTCGATGACTTCCCGTTCGACTTCAACGTGGCAACGGCCAACAAGCCGGCGGCCGAACGCAAGGCAGCCTGATGAAAACCATTTACATCGTTGACGGCGCGCGAACGCCATTCCTGAAAGCCCAGAGGGGGCCGGGTCCGTTCTCCGCTTCCGATCTGGCGACTCAGGCCGGTCGTACCCTGTTGCTGCGCCAACCCTTCGCGCCACAGGATCTTGATGAGGTCATCCTGGGCTGCGCGGCGCCGTCGCCCGATGAAACCAATATCGGACGCATGGTCGCCCTGCGCCTCGGTTGTGGCGACAAGGTTCCGGGCTGGACCGTCATGCGCAATTGCGCCAGCGGCATGCAGGCGCTTGATTCAGCGATTGCCAACATCCAGCTCGGGCGTTCCGATCTGGTCCTGGCTGGTGGTGTCGATGCGCTGTCGCATGCCCCGCTGCTCTATTCGGAGACGATGGTGCGCTGGTTTGCCGGCATGATGTCAATGCGCACGGTCAACCAGAAAATCGGCCATTTTTTTAAGCTACGCCCGGCCGCGCTGCTGACGCCGGTGATCAGTTTGATGAAAGGCCTGACCGATCCGGTCTGCGGCCTGCTGATGGGCCAGACGGCCGAGAACCTGGCGTGGAAATTCGGCATCGACCGCCAACAGATGGATGCTTTTGCAGTGCGTAGTCATCAGCGCGTCTTGGCCGGCCGTGCCGCCGGTCATTATGGCGAGATCGTGCCGGTCGTCGATGGCAAGGGCAATGTCTATGCCGAGGATGACGGCGTGCGCTCCGATGCCAGCATGGCCGGCATGGCCAAGCCGAAGCCCTTCTTCGACAAGAAGTACGGCAACATCACGGCGGCCAACAGTTCGCAGATTACCGACGGTGCCGCCTGGCTGATCCTCGCTTCGGAAGAGGCGGTCAGAAAATGGAACCTCGAGCCGCTCGGCAAGATCGTCGACAGCCAGTGGGCCGGACTCGACCCGGCGCTGATGGGGCTTGGTCCGGTACATGCCGCGACGCCGATCCTGCAGCGTCACGGCCTTGGTCTCAACGATCTCGATGCCTGGGAAATCAACGAAGCCTTCGCCGCCCAGGTCATCGGCTGTCGCGAAGCCTGGAAATCCGACGACTACTGCCGTAGCGAACTCGGGCTGCCGGGAGCGCTCGGCGCCCTCGACGAAGACAAGATGAATGTCGATGGTGGCGCCATTGCCATCGGCCACCCGGTCGGCGCTTCCGGCGCCCGTATCGTCCTCCATCTGCTGCACGTGCTGCGTGAAAAACAGGCCAAACGCGGCATCGCCGCCATCTGCATCGGCGGCGGCCTGGGCGGGGCAATGCTGATCGAAGCCGGAGCATAAGCAATGACCAATCTGAATCTGCAACACTGGCGTCTTGACGTTGACGCTGAAGGCATCACCTGGGCCATTCTCGACAAGGCCGGCGAATCGGCCAACTCGCTGTCGCGGGCGGTCATGGACGAGCTTGGGAAGATGCTCGACGAGTTTGAGCGCAAGCCGCCCAAGGCGCTGATTTTCCGCTCCGGCAAGAGCGCCGGTTTCATCGCCGGCGCCGACATCCAGGAATTCACGCAACTCGATAGCGCCGAAAAAGGCCGCGAACTGGTCGAGCGCGGCTGGAACCTGTTCAACCGCCTCGCCGCCGTGCGCTACCCGACGCTGGCGCTAGTCCGCGGTCACTGCCTCGGCGGCGGCCTCGAACTAGCGCTGGCGTGCCGCTATCTGCTGGCGGTGAGCGAGACGGGCACCAAGATGGGCCTGCCGGAAGTCATGCTTGGCATCTTCCCCGGCTGGGGCGGCATGCTGCGTCTGCCCGAGCGCGTCGGCCCCGCTGCCGCCATGGACATGATGCTGACCGGCAAGACGATCGATGCCTGGCGCGCCAAGAAAATGGGTCTGGCCGACGATGCGGTGCCGCCGCGCGTCATGGAACGTGCTGCGCGAATGATGGTGCTGTCGAATGCGCCGCGCCGTCCGCTGCCCTTGATCCAGAAACTGCTCAACGGGCCACTGAAAAGCGTCGTCGCCAACGGCGCCCGCAAGCAGGTCGCCAAGCGGGCGCGCCCGGAACACTACCCGGCGCCGTACGCGATCATTGATATCTGGGAGAAATACAAGGGCAATGCCCTGGTGGCGCCGGAACTGGTTGACAGGATCGTCCGCTCGCCGACGGCGCGCAACCTGGTTCGCGTCTTTTTCCTGCAGGAGCGCCTCAAAAGCTTCGGCAAGGATTCGGACTTCAGGGCAAAACGCGTCCACGTCGTCGGCGCTGGCGTCATGGGCGGCGACATCGCCGCCTGGTGCGCGCAGCGCGGCATGACGGTGACGCTGCAGGATCAGAATATCGAACGCATCGCACCGGCGCTGAAACGCGCCCACGAACGCTTCGCCCGGCGCATCAAGGACAGGCTGCCGTTGCGCGCGATCATGGACCGACTGATTCCCGACCCCGACGGAGTCGGTGCCGCCCACGCCGATGTCGTGATCGAGGCTATTTTCGAAAATGTCGAAGCCAAGCATGCGCTGTTCAAAACGCTCGATGCCGTGATGCGACCGGATGCCGTGCTGGCGACCAACACCTCCAGCCTCAAGCTCGAAGACCTGCGCACCGTCCTGCAACGGCCCGAGCGGCTGGTCGGCATCCACTTCTTCAACCCGGTGGCGATGATGCCGCTGGTCGAGGTGGTGGCTGCAGAAGGCGGCGATCCGGCCATGGTGCAGGCGGCCTGTGCTTTCGTCCGGCAGATCGACAAGCTGCCGCTGCCGGTCAGGAGCGAACCCGGCTTCCTGGTCAATGCCGTGCTTGCGCCGTACATGCTGGAAGCGATGCGCGCGGTCGACGAAGGAATCAGCCCGGAAACCGTCGACGAATCGATGCTGCTCTTCGGCATGCCGATGGGGCCGATCGAACTCGCCGACACGGTCGGGCTGGATATCGCAGTCGCTGCCGGCAAGCAGTTGGCGGGCGGGGCGGCAGCGCCACGCTGCCTGCTAGCCAGGGTCGACAAGAGCCAACTGGGCAAGAAAACGGGCCAGGGTTTTTATGCCTGGACAGATGGCAAGGCCCAGAAGAAAGCACCCGAAACACCGCCCTCGGGGCTTGCCGCCCGTCTCGCCAAGCCGCTGATCGACCGTGCCGAGCTTCTGGTCGCCAGCGGTGTCGTTGCCGATGCCGATCTGGCCGATGCCGGGGTGATCTTCGGGACTGGCTTCGCACCGTTTACCGGCGGGCCGCTCAACTACCGCAAGGCGCAGGCGCAATAGTCTGTTGCCTCAGGACAACACTTACGGACAATAAATCCCGACATTGCGGCTTCGTCTTGGCTTGAAGTTGACGTTGATGTCTAATTGACATGTTGCCAAAGCGCAAAAATATTAACTGCTTTCGAGTGGAGAGATCAATGCCCAAGAACATCACCCTGCGCCTGATTCCGGCGCTCCTCGCCGTCACCTTTTCGGGTGGCGCCAGCGCTTCCGGCTTTGGCCTTTGGGAGCAGAGCGCCAGCGGCCTCGGCAACGCTTTCGCCGGTTCGGCTGCCGTTGCCGAAAACGCCAGCACCATCTATTTCAACCCGGCCGGCATGACCAAGCTGCAGGCTCGCGAGTTTTCGCTGGGCGCCAACATCATCACGACCAGCTTCAAGTTCCAGGATGAGGGTTCGCGGGTAGGGGCCTTCCAATTGGCCGGCAACGGCGGTGATGGTGGCGGCACTTCCTTCGTGCCCAATGGCTATCTGTCTTGGCAGGTAGCGCCGGACTGGTACGTGGGTCTGGGCATCGGCGCCCCCTTCGGCAATGTGGTTGAGTACAGCGCCCCGTGGAAGGGTAGTGGTCACTCGAACAGTTTCGAAATCAAGACCTACAACATCAACCCGTCGGTGGCATGGCGGGCCAACGAATGGGTGTCGCTGGGGGCGGGTGTCAGCTGGCAGCGGATGACCGCGAACTACAAGGCCGCTGTCGGGATTGGCGGGCTGACTCCGGCTCAGACGGCAGCGATTGCCTCCAGCACGAAGGAATTCGATGCCGACGACGACTCGTGGAACTGGAACATCGGAGCGCTGTTCACGCCGGCACCGCAAACCAAGATTGGTGTTTCGTATCGTTCGACGACCAAATACACTCTCGACGGCAACGTCAGCGTAACCGGCCCGAGCGCAGCCATCAATCTCGCAGGAAGCTCCGGCGCAAAGACCGAAGTCAAGCTTCCCGATCTTTTCATACTAAGCATCGCTCAGGGAATCGGCGACCGGTGGGAAGTTCTGGGCGATATTTCGTGGATGGGCTGGAGCAGTATCCAGGAACTGGACATCGTTCGCACTTCGCCCTCGCTTACGTCACCCGCTGGTTCAACCGCTCAGATTCTGGAAACCAAGTTCAATGATACGTGGCGTTTCGCGCTGGGCGCCAACTACAAGATGAGCGAGGATATCAAGTTCCGCGCCGGTATCGCGTATGACAACAGCCCGGTTCCGAATGCTGAATACCGGATCACCTCGTTGCCGGACAACGACCGCACCTGGCTGACCGGCGGTGTCCAGTGGAAGCCGACCAAGACTTCGGCGCTTGATGTCGGTGCCGCCTATATCTGGGTCAAGGGTGCGCCGATCAACAATCCGGGATGGGCTCGGGCCAATCCCCCGCAGGGCCTGCTCAAGGGCAACTACGATGACTACTCGTGGCTCATCGGCGCCCAGTACTCGATGGGCTTCTGATCGCCCGTCCGCCAATTGTCTCGTTCAAGCCCCGGCCAGTCCGGGGTTTTTTTT is a window encoding:
- a CDS encoding acetyl-CoA C-acetyltransferase, whose protein sequence is MKTIYIVDGARTPFLKAQRGPGPFSASDLATQAGRTLLLRQPFAPQDLDEVILGCAAPSPDETNIGRMVALRLGCGDKVPGWTVMRNCASGMQALDSAIANIQLGRSDLVLAGGVDALSHAPLLYSETMVRWFAGMMSMRTVNQKIGHFFKLRPAALLTPVISLMKGLTDPVCGLLMGQTAENLAWKFGIDRQQMDAFAVRSHQRVLAGRAAGHYGEIVPVVDGKGNVYAEDDGVRSDASMAGMAKPKPFFDKKYGNITAANSSQITDGAAWLILASEEAVRKWNLEPLGKIVDSQWAGLDPALMGLGPVHAATPILQRHGLGLNDLDAWEINEAFAAQVIGCREAWKSDDYCRSELGLPGALGALDEDKMNVDGGAIAIGHPVGASGARIVLHLLHVLREKQAKRGIAAICIGGGLGGAMLIEAGA
- a CDS encoding outer membrane protein transport protein encodes the protein MPKNITLRLIPALLAVTFSGGASASGFGLWEQSASGLGNAFAGSAAVAENASTIYFNPAGMTKLQAREFSLGANIITTSFKFQDEGSRVGAFQLAGNGGDGGGTSFVPNGYLSWQVAPDWYVGLGIGAPFGNVVEYSAPWKGSGHSNSFEIKTYNINPSVAWRANEWVSLGAGVSWQRMTANYKAAVGIGGLTPAQTAAIASSTKEFDADDDSWNWNIGALFTPAPQTKIGVSYRSTTKYTLDGNVSVTGPSAAINLAGSSGAKTEVKLPDLFILSIAQGIGDRWEVLGDISWMGWSSIQELDIVRTSPSLTSPAGSTAQILETKFNDTWRFALGANYKMSEDIKFRAGIAYDNSPVPNAEYRITSLPDNDRTWLTGGVQWKPTKTSALDVGAAYIWVKGAPINNPGWARANPPQGLLKGNYDDYSWLIGAQYSMGF
- a CDS encoding enoyl-CoA hydratase/isomerase family protein, translated to MTNLNLQHWRLDVDAEGITWAILDKAGESANSLSRAVMDELGKMLDEFERKPPKALIFRSGKSAGFIAGADIQEFTQLDSAEKGRELVERGWNLFNRLAAVRYPTLALVRGHCLGGGLELALACRYLLAVSETGTKMGLPEVMLGIFPGWGGMLRLPERVGPAAAMDMMLTGKTIDAWRAKKMGLADDAVPPRVMERAARMMVLSNAPRRPLPLIQKLLNGPLKSVVANGARKQVAKRARPEHYPAPYAIIDIWEKYKGNALVAPELVDRIVRSPTARNLVRVFFLQERLKSFGKDSDFRAKRVHVVGAGVMGGDIAAWCAQRGMTVTLQDQNIERIAPALKRAHERFARRIKDRLPLRAIMDRLIPDPDGVGAAHADVVIEAIFENVEAKHALFKTLDAVMRPDAVLATNTSSLKLEDLRTVLQRPERLVGIHFFNPVAMMPLVEVVAAEGGDPAMVQAACAFVRQIDKLPLPVRSEPGFLVNAVLAPYMLEAMRAVDEGISPETVDESMLLFGMPMGPIELADTVGLDIAVAAGKQLAGGAAAPRCLLARVDKSQLGKKTGQGFYAWTDGKAQKKAPETPPSGLAARLAKPLIDRAELLVASGVVADADLADAGVIFGTGFAPFTGGPLNYRKAQAQ